From the Primulina tabacum isolate GXHZ01 chromosome 15, ASM2559414v2, whole genome shotgun sequence genome, one window contains:
- the LOC142526170 gene encoding homeobox-leucine zipper protein ATHB-52-like — protein sequence MERSQYSQTQKYPLIKNKKRLNQEQVRILETNFSFNNKLEPDLKLQLALELGVPPRQVSIWYQNKRAREKNQSLETDHRALQQHLEDVLAENASLKGEVERLRGEVCRIQELFNGFNSSVSSSCDDEVGSSKHDLEREYYAALLGGGGGQFMAFGGL from the coding sequence ATGGAGCGATCTCAATATTCTCAAACCCAAAAATATCCATTgatcaaaaacaagaaaagacTGAATCAAGAGCAAGTGAGGATACTAGAAACCAATTTCAGTTTCAACAACAAGCTCGAGCCGGATCTAAAGCTCCAGCTCGCGTTAGAACTTGGCGTCCCCCCTAGACAGGTTTCCATTTGGTACCAAAACAAGCGGGCTCGGGAGAAGAATCAAAGCCTGGAGACGGATCACCGGGCGTTGCAGCAACACCTGGAGGATGTGTTGGCCGAAAACGCAAGCTTGAAGGGAGAAGTGGAGAGGCTCAGAGGAGAGGTGTGTAGGATTCAAGAATTGTTCAATGGATTCAATTCTTCGGTTTCGAGTTCCTGTGATGACGAGGTTGGGAGCTCGAAGCATGACTTGGAGAGGGAATATTATGCGGCTCTGCTTGGCGGTGGGGGAGGCCAGTTTATGGCATTTGGCGGATTGTGA
- the LOC142526904 gene encoding MLO-like protein 12: MAGESGDEIATLETTPTWAVATVCFVLIAVSLLIEHVLHLLAQYLNRKRRKSLLQALNEVKSDLMLLGFISLLLTVLERPIASICIPESIAESFLPCENLTSDEQEESKCQEQGKASLLSRVGVQQLQMLIFFVAFFHVLSSFLAFSLGTAKMKRWERWEAETRTLEYQFSNDPRRFEFIHQTSFGRRHLKFWSGHRFLRLLACFLRQFYGSVYKVDYFTLRHGFITAHFSEGTTFDFQKCIKRALDKDFRVVVGMRLWIWVFSVLFIFLNANVFHNYFWLPFIPLVMLLVVGTKLQGIITKMCLDRNDISHIVAGALLVRPSDHLFWFDRPKFVLHLVHFIAFQNSFQVAFFTWSWYKFGLRTCFHRKTEDIVIKLAMGMVIPILTGYVTLPLYALVTQMGTTMGNSVFPEEVAGGLKRWHAKAKRNLARRHNYNYLWRPSLEGSLDASLHSSPLFATLDASVSLDIGHASDNDDSVGLKENVEKGENVDRIEQLEEHRKSESFEVFQLSK, translated from the exons ATGGCCGGAGAAAGCGGCGACGAAATTGCGACACTTGAAACCACGCCAACATGGGCGGTGGCTACcgtttgttttgttttgattgcTGTTTCCCTACTCATCGAGCATGTTCTTCATCTCTTAGCTCAG TACTTGAATAGGAAGAGAAGAAAATCGCTGCTTCAGGCTCTTAACGAAGTCAAATCAG ACTTGATGCTTTTGGGGTTTATTTCTCTGTTGCTGACTGTATTGGAAAGGCCAATTGCAAGTATATGCATCCCAGAGAGTATCGCAGAGTCTTTTCTTCCCTGCGAAAACCTCACAAGTGATGAACAAGAGGAATCCAAATGTCAAGAACAG GGGAAGGCGTCTTTATTATCAAGAGTTGGTGTCCAGCAGCTTCAAATGTTGATATTTTTCGTGGCTTTCTTCCACGTCTTGTCAAGTTTTCTTGCGTTCAGTCTTGGGACCGCAAAG ATGAAGAGATGGGAACGCTGGGAAGCAGAAACTAGAACACTGGAATATCAATTTTCAAATG ATCCACGAAGATTTGAGTTCATTCATCAAACATCATTTGGAAGACGGCACCTTAAATTTTGGAGTGGACACCGATTCCTCCGTTTGCTG GCTTGTTTTCTTCGTCAATTCTACGGATCTGTCTACAAAGTAGATTATTTCACTCTTCGACATGGGTTCATCACG GCTCATTTTTCTGAAGGAACTACCTTTGACTTTCAAAAGTGTATCAAAAGAGCATTGGATAAAGATTTCAGAGTGGTGGTAGGCATGCG GCTTTGGATATGGGTTTTCTCCgtacttttcatatttttaaatgcAAATG TATTCCATAACTATTTTTGGCTCCCCTTCATTCCATTAGTG ATGTTACTAGTGGTTGGAACAAAGCTACAGGGTATCATAACTAAAATGTGCTTGGATAGGAACGACATATCTCATATTGTCGCAGGAGCTCTGCTTGTTAGGCCAAGCGACCACCTCTTCTGGTTTGATCGACCAAAATTTGTTCTCCACCTTGTGCATTTTATTGCATTTCAG AACTCTTTTCAAGTTGCATTCTTCACATGGTCTTGG TACAAATTTGGACTGAGAACTTGCTTCCACCGAAAAACTGAAGATATAGTCATAAAACTTGCCATGGGTATGGTGATTCCTATCCTTACTGGCTACGTGACCCTTCCTCTATATGCTCTGGTCACCCAG ATGGGTACAACCATGGGAAACTCTGTGTTCCCTGAAGAAGTGGCCGGTGGCCTAAAAAGATGGCACGCAAAAGCTAAGAGAAATCTGGCTCGAAGACATAACTACAACTATTTATGGAGACCTTCATTAGAAGGTTCATTGGACGCATCGTTACATTCGTCGCCTTTATTTGCGACACTTGATGCTTCAGTGTCTTTAGACATAGGTCATGCTAGTGATAATGATGATAGTGTTGGACTAAAAGAAAATGTAGAAAAGGGAGAAAATGTAGACAGGATAGAGCAGCTGGAGGAGCATCGGAAATCAGAGTCGTTTGAAGTTTTTCAATTGAGCAAATGA